A single genomic interval of Suncus etruscus isolate mSunEtr1 chromosome 10, mSunEtr1.pri.cur, whole genome shotgun sequence harbors:
- the MC4R gene encoding melanocortin receptor 4, whose amino-acid sequence MNSTPHHGMHTSHHFWNHSAYGARGNASEPLGKAYSDAGCYEQLFVSPEVFVTLGVISLLENILVIVAIAKNKNLHSPMYFFICSLAVADMLVSVSNGSETIVITLLNSTDTDTQSFTVNIDNVIDSVICSSLLASICSLLSIAVDRYFTIFYALQYHNIMTVKRVGIIISCIWAACTVSGILFIIYSNSNAVIICLITMFFTMLALMASLYVHMFLMARLHIKRIAVLPSTGTIQQGANMKGAITLTILIGVFVVCWAPFFLHLIFYISCPQNPYCVCFMSHFNLYLILIMCNSVIDPLIYALRSQELRKTFKEIICCYPLGGLCDFSNRY is encoded by the coding sequence ATGAATTCCACTCCTCACCACGGGATGCACACCTCCCATCACTTCTGGAACCACAGCGCCTATGGAGCACGAGGCAATGCCAGCGAGCCCCTGGGGAAAGCCTACTCGGACGCAGGATGCTATGAGCAACTTTTTGTCTCTCCCGAAGTCTTCGTGACCTTGGGGGTCATCAGCTTGTTGGAGAACATCCTGGTGATCGTGGCCATCGCCAAGAACAAGAATCTGCACTCGCCCATGTACTTTTTCATCTGCAGCCTGGCTGTGGCTGACATGCTGGTGAGCGTTTCCAACGGCTCGGAAACCATAGTCATCACCCTCTTGAACAGCACCGACACGGATACCCAGAGTTTCACGGTGAATATTGACAATGTCATCGACTCGGTGATCTGCAGCTCCTTGCTGGCCTCCATCTGCAGCCTGCTCTCCATTGCCGTGGACAGGTATTTCACCATCTTTTACGCTCTCCAGTACCATAACATTATGACGGTGAAGCGGGTGGGCATCATCATCAGCTGTATCTGGGCAGCTTGCACCGTGTCGGGCATCCTGTTCATCATTTATTCCAACAGCAACGCCGTGATCATCTGCCTCATCACCATGTTCTTCACCATGCTGGCACTCATGGCTTCGCTCTATGTGCACATGTTCCTCATGGCGAGGCTGCACATTAAGCGGATCGCTGTCCTCCCCAGTACGGGCACCATCCAGCAAGGGGCCAACATGAAGGGTGCCATCACCCTGACCATCCTGATTGGAGTCTTCGTGGTCTGCTGGGCACCTTTCTTCCTGCACTTAATCTTCTACATCTCCTGCCCCCAGAATCCATATTGTGTGTGCTTTATGTCCCACTTTAACCTGTACCTTATACTGATCATGTGTAATTCTGTCATCGACCCCCTCATTTATGCTCTGCGGAGCCAGGAGCTGAGGAAAACCTTCAAAGAGATCATCTGTTGCTACCCTCTAGGGGGCCTGTGTGATTTTTCTAACAGATACTGA